In a single window of the Terriglobus roseus genome:
- the pheS gene encoding phenylalanine--tRNA ligase subunit alpha produces the protein MTETITPLTAFDDASLDQAFRALTDQVRSATSQLTTAEAQENFRLDWLGRKQGRLKLLSETWLKTAPPEAKKSLGMRFNTLKNEIEAALANEPASAKSSGGPSLDLSLPGIRRSVGVEHPLTRTMREMTAVFAALGYSVGIGPEVESDFYNFEALNFPPNHPARDTQDTLVVAGQESKPLRERLLMRTHTSPVQIRSMVANLPPLRIVIPGKVHRNDESDATHSPIFHQVEGLCVDTNITFSDLKGTLDYAMKAFFGSSVKTRFFPSFFPFTEPSADVQISCPFCGQKGCRKCKFSGWIELLGCGMVDPAVFAAVDARRIENGLEPAYDTKKISGFAFGMGVERIAMMKYGVGDIGQFYSGDLRFLSQFV, from the coding sequence ATGACGGAAACCATCACACCTTTGACCGCGTTCGACGATGCCTCACTTGACCAGGCATTCCGCGCGCTGACTGACCAGGTCCGCTCTGCCACGTCGCAATTGACCACAGCCGAGGCGCAGGAGAACTTTCGCCTCGATTGGCTGGGCCGTAAACAGGGCCGCCTGAAGCTGCTGAGCGAGACATGGCTGAAGACCGCGCCGCCCGAAGCGAAGAAGTCGCTGGGCATGCGCTTCAACACGCTTAAGAACGAGATCGAAGCCGCACTTGCGAACGAACCTGCATCGGCCAAGTCCAGCGGTGGCCCATCGCTTGATCTCTCCCTGCCGGGCATCCGCCGCAGCGTTGGCGTGGAGCACCCGTTGACGCGCACCATGCGCGAGATGACGGCGGTCTTCGCTGCGCTTGGATACTCGGTCGGCATCGGACCTGAGGTCGAGTCGGATTTCTACAATTTCGAGGCATTGAACTTTCCGCCGAATCATCCAGCCCGCGACACGCAGGACACGCTGGTAGTCGCCGGGCAGGAGTCGAAGCCGCTGCGCGAGCGGCTGTTGATGCGTACGCACACATCTCCTGTGCAGATCCGCAGCATGGTGGCAAACCTGCCACCGCTGCGCATTGTCATTCCGGGCAAGGTGCATCGCAACGACGAGAGCGACGCCACGCATTCGCCCATCTTCCACCAGGTCGAGGGCCTCTGCGTCGACACGAACATTACCTTCAGCGACCTGAAGGGCACGCTCGATTACGCCATGAAGGCCTTCTTCGGATCGAGTGTGAAGACGCGCTTCTTTCCGTCCTTCTTTCCTTTCACGGAGCCCAGCGCAGACGTTCAAATATCCTGCCCCTTCTGCGGTCAGAAGGGCTGCCGCAAGTGCAAGTTCTCGGGATGGATCGAGCTGCTGGGCTGCGGCATGGTGGACCCTGCTGTCTTCGCCGCAGTTGACGCGCGACGTATCGAGAACGGCCTGGAGCCCGCGTACGACACGAAGAAGATCAGTGGCTTCGCCTTCGGCATGGGCGTCGAACGCATCGCCA
- a CDS encoding UbiA family prenyltransferase yields the protein MDDYRTPVADTLSATANGTGDVPLCVDLDGTLVKSDTLVDAVLLLARQQPASPLHWARWVSKGKASFKREITGRVQIDVEHLPYNRPLVEYLQEQHARGRRIYLATAADKGFADQVAAHFGDLFTDVLASDGTLNLAGANKLAAFQQRFPEGFTYIGNAIPDRTLLQASVQPMAANPHGSLSRALRRDKTVLHREFTDRRPMVKVFLKAIRLHQWAKNILVFLPAILAHDLSARSVLCSTLAFLSISFCASATYIINDLLDIEADRRHPRKRLRPFASGDLSPFAGIGIIFGFFAISVVLALLLPYIYRAFPGGAAHLSLMKGPSGFVAWLGIYTITTLSYSFALKRMMLIDVIVLSGLYTVRLLAGAGATGVPMSEWLAAFSIFFFLSLAFVKRFSELELMIANNRDKASGRGYRTADIEQLRSFGTSSAFAAVVVLSMYISNLTGAHLYSHMGRLWLLMPVLILWISRVWLLASRGELHEDPVVYAITDRTSWLLGAISAAIVWASL from the coding sequence ATGGACGATTACCGAACTCCCGTGGCTGACACGCTGTCCGCGACTGCCAACGGAACCGGCGATGTGCCTTTGTGCGTTGATCTGGACGGTACCCTTGTCAAAAGCGACACGCTTGTGGACGCGGTGTTGCTCCTTGCTCGGCAGCAGCCAGCATCGCCGCTGCACTGGGCGCGTTGGGTGAGCAAAGGCAAAGCAAGCTTCAAGCGCGAGATCACCGGCCGTGTCCAGATCGATGTGGAACACCTGCCGTACAACCGCCCACTGGTCGAATATCTGCAGGAGCAGCATGCGCGCGGTCGCCGTATTTATCTGGCTACCGCCGCCGACAAGGGTTTTGCCGATCAGGTCGCAGCGCACTTTGGAGATTTATTCACCGACGTCCTGGCGTCCGACGGAACACTAAACCTGGCCGGCGCGAATAAGCTTGCAGCCTTTCAGCAGCGATTTCCGGAGGGCTTCACCTACATTGGCAATGCGATCCCCGACCGCACGCTCCTGCAGGCCAGCGTGCAGCCCATGGCGGCTAATCCCCATGGCTCCCTGAGTCGGGCACTCCGACGCGATAAGACCGTGCTGCATCGCGAGTTCACTGACCGCCGCCCGATGGTCAAGGTCTTTCTCAAGGCCATCCGACTGCATCAGTGGGCAAAGAACATTCTGGTCTTCCTGCCGGCCATTCTGGCGCACGACCTTTCAGCCCGCAGTGTCCTTTGTTCCACGCTTGCCTTTCTGTCGATCTCGTTCTGCGCCAGCGCGACATACATCATCAATGATCTGCTGGACATTGAGGCCGACCGGCGCCATCCGCGCAAACGTCTTCGACCGTTCGCATCGGGAGATCTTTCCCCCTTCGCCGGCATTGGCATTATCTTCGGCTTCTTCGCGATCTCTGTTGTGCTGGCCCTGTTGCTGCCTTACATCTACCGGGCTTTCCCTGGCGGCGCAGCCCATCTGAGCCTGATGAAGGGGCCCAGTGGCTTTGTGGCCTGGCTGGGCATTTACACCATCACCACGCTCTCCTATTCGTTCGCGCTGAAACGCATGATGCTGATCGACGTGATCGTGCTCAGTGGTCTCTATACGGTCCGCCTGCTCGCAGGAGCCGGCGCCACGGGCGTCCCGATGTCCGAATGGCTGGCTGCATTTTCGATCTTCTTCTTTCTATCGTTGGCCTTCGTCAAGCGTTTCAGTGAGTTGGAATTGATGATTGCCAATAATCGCGACAAGGCTTCCGGACGCGGTTACCGGACGGCGGATATCGAGCAACTCCGCTCCTTTGGTACCAGTAGCGCCTTTGCCGCGGTTGTCGTCCTGTCGATGTACATCTCCAACCTGACGGGTGCGCACCTTTACAGCCATATGGGCCGGTTGTGGCTGCTGATGCCTGTACTGATCCTGTGGATCAGCCGCGTGTGGCTGCTGGCCAGCCGTGGCGAGCTGCACGAAGATCCCGTCGTCTACGCCATTACCGATAGGACAAGCTGGCTGCTGGGCGCCATCTCCGCGGCGATTGTCTGGGCTTCGCTGTAA
- a CDS encoding efflux RND transporter periplasmic adaptor subunit, translated as MLPLSSEHSATSSPEHPALPEHASPSSTGLPNDASQHPDAPKKRSWLRIVILILIAGTVIGFITYRLMHKPAAAAGGGAGGGRRGGGAGAIIPVAFDVAQLRTIPIQLTALGTVTAYNTVTLKSRVDGQIMRVNFTEGQRVKQGQLLLEIDPRPYQATLATAQGNLVRDQANAALAQAQAQRYQQLYAAGVVSKESTQTQESTAGQAVGTLAADRAAIQSAQVNLNYTRITSPINGVVGLRQVDVGNIVTASGSTGLVVITQLQPISVIFTLPEDQLPAVFEHMRGGHKLVAEAWDRSNSTKLATGTLLTIDNQIDTTTGTAKVKAVFDNADNSLFPNQFVNIHLVLENRPNSLVIPAAAIQTGNGGSFVYVIDRTQPQTASGAAPAGRTSGTAGAAQNTAGGAAPAGGAGSGNTGADSTGGGAVGGGPGGGPAGGGRRGGGGAGGAGSGPQTNYPVRVVPVVMDSTQGTDVIIKSGLKAGDQVVTDGTEKLQSGSRVVPRPSADMVAARAARGQAAAPTSTGSGAGDFSNGQGSNVDTGAAGGTRHRGNGSAPTDSTGLTTSHGPNDNRSEHGTGAGTPGTGEHRRRPAGAAPAQ; from the coding sequence ATGTTGCCACTTTCAAGCGAGCACTCTGCCACTTCCTCGCCCGAGCACCCGGCTTTGCCGGAGCACGCCTCGCCCTCGTCGACAGGTCTGCCGAACGACGCCTCGCAACACCCTGACGCCCCCAAAAAGCGCTCCTGGCTACGGATCGTCATCCTGATCCTGATCGCGGGCACAGTGATCGGCTTCATCACATACCGGCTGATGCATAAGCCAGCGGCAGCCGCCGGTGGTGGTGCTGGCGGTGGACGGCGTGGCGGCGGTGCCGGCGCGATCATCCCAGTGGCCTTTGATGTAGCGCAGTTGCGCACCATTCCCATCCAGCTGACCGCGCTGGGCACCGTGACGGCATATAACACCGTGACCCTGAAGAGCCGCGTCGACGGCCAGATCATGCGCGTGAACTTCACCGAGGGTCAGAGGGTCAAGCAGGGCCAGTTGCTGCTTGAGATTGATCCCCGGCCCTACCAGGCCACACTCGCAACCGCACAGGGCAACCTGGTCCGCGACCAGGCGAATGCGGCGCTGGCACAGGCTCAGGCTCAGCGCTACCAGCAGCTCTACGCTGCCGGTGTCGTCAGCAAGGAGTCGACCCAGACCCAGGAGAGCACGGCCGGACAAGCTGTAGGAACGCTGGCTGCGGACCGCGCTGCCATCCAGTCAGCACAGGTCAACCTCAACTACACGCGCATCACTTCTCCGATCAACGGCGTTGTTGGTCTTCGCCAGGTCGATGTGGGCAACATTGTGACGGCCTCCGGATCGACTGGCCTGGTGGTTATCACGCAGCTTCAGCCCATCTCCGTGATCTTCACCCTGCCGGAAGATCAGCTACCGGCAGTGTTTGAGCACATGCGCGGCGGTCACAAGCTGGTGGCCGAAGCCTGGGACCGCTCCAACTCGACAAAGCTTGCAACCGGGACACTGTTGACCATCGACAACCAGATCGACACCACCACTGGTACGGCGAAGGTTAAGGCTGTATTCGATAACGCGGATAACTCCCTGTTCCCGAACCAGTTCGTGAACATTCACCTGGTGCTTGAGAACCGGCCGAACTCGCTGGTGATCCCGGCAGCGGCTATCCAGACCGGCAATGGGGGCAGCTTCGTTTACGTGATCGACCGGACCCAGCCCCAGACGGCCAGCGGGGCGGCACCAGCCGGACGTACTTCCGGTACCGCCGGTGCCGCACAGAACACGGCAGGCGGAGCAGCTCCGGCGGGTGGCGCGGGCAGTGGGAATACCGGTGCGGATTCGACCGGAGGCGGCGCTGTCGGTGGTGGTCCTGGCGGCGGACCTGCTGGCGGTGGACGTCGCGGCGGCGGCGGTGCCGGTGGTGCCGGCAGCGGCCCGCAGACAAACTATCCCGTCCGCGTGGTTCCCGTCGTCATGGACAGCACGCAGGGCACGGACGTCATTATCAAGAGCGGCCTGAAGGCTGGCGACCAGGTGGTGACGGACGGCACGGAGAAGTTGCAGAGCGGATCGCGCGTGGTGCCTCGTCCTTCTGCCGACATGGTGGCGGCGCGGGCTGCACGCGGGCAGGCTGCTGCTCCGACCAGCACTGGGTCGGGCGCAGGCGACTTCTCCAACGGCCAGGGCTCGAACGTCGATACCGGTGCGGCTGGTGGAACACGGCATCGCGGCAACGGCTCTGCCCCCACAGACAGCACTGGCCTGACGACGAGTCACGGCCCCAACGACAACCGCAGCGAACATGGCACAGGCGCAGGAACTCCGGGCACCGGCGAACACCGCCGTCGCCCGGCCGGCGCTGCGCCAGCACAATAG
- a CDS encoding multidrug efflux RND transporter permease subunit produces MSPSRPFILRPVATALLMIAILLAGGVAYTQLPVSALPQVDYPTIQVQTYYPGASPAVMTSAVTGSLERQFGQIPGLTQMTSVSSGGGSIITLQFNLSESIDVAQQDVQAAINAAQALLPKDLPNPPIYNKVNPADSPILTLALTSDTLPLTKVEDLADTILANKISQLSGVGLVSIAGGQKPGVRIQANPTALAGYGMSLEDLRTVLAAANVDQAKGNLNGPKQAFTVGANDQLLSAADYNSVIVAYRNGSPVRMSDVATAVDGAENSFQAAWMGRRDENGETYTKPAVIINVQRQPGANIIGVVDRIEALLPKLQATLPGSVKLETLTDRTGTIRASVSDVQFELMLTIVLVIGVIFLFLRSWRATIIPAVAVPLSIVGTFGVMYMLGYSLDNLSLMALTISTGFVVDDAIVMVENIDRYIEEGHSPLDAALMGSEQIGFTIVSLTVSLIAVLIPLLFMGDIVGRLFREFAVTLSVTILVSAVVSLTLTPMMAAKLLKHTPESAKGKFYKVTEGYFNWVIDRYATGVRWVLRHQTLTLLVTLATFALTLFMYMVVPKGFFPVQDTGVILAITDAAQDISFSSMSQRQQALAHAMLQDPDVDSLSSFIGIDATNNTLNSGRIQINLKDREDRKSSAVEIIRRLQPKLDKIDGIKAYMQPLQDLTVENRVARTQYQYSVEDANSQELVEWSDRILQKFKTLPALADIATDQTTQGLEAQLVIDRDTASRLGITPQNIDDTLDDAFAQRQVSTMFTQQNQYHVILEVAPQWQKSVTALNDIYVKSSTGTQVPLSAFTHLVQTPATLAISHEGQFPAVNLSFNLAPGYSIGDAVDQVRKAEKELNMPLSVNANFQGTAASFEASLSNEPILILAALVTVYIVLGVLYESYIHPITILSTLPSAGVGAILALQVTGTNLSVIALIGIILLIGIVKKNAIMMIDFALEAEREHGKSPEESIYEACLLRFRPIMMTTMAALLGGVPLAFGSGTGSELRRPLGITIIGGLIVSQVLTLFTTPVVYLFFDRIGRKYLGTDKADAEMQKHLHEAEPQYAHGD; encoded by the coding sequence ATGAGCCCGTCCCGGCCATTTATCCTCCGTCCGGTCGCCACTGCCCTGCTGATGATCGCCATCCTGCTGGCTGGCGGCGTCGCCTACACGCAGCTGCCAGTCTCAGCGCTGCCACAGGTCGACTACCCAACCATCCAGGTTCAGACGTACTACCCGGGCGCGTCGCCGGCCGTGATGACCTCGGCCGTCACCGGTTCGCTGGAACGGCAGTTTGGCCAGATCCCCGGCCTGACGCAGATGACCTCCGTCTCCTCCGGTGGCGGGTCGATCATCACGCTGCAGTTCAACCTGAGCGAGTCGATTGACGTGGCACAGCAGGATGTACAGGCAGCCATTAATGCGGCACAGGCGCTGCTGCCAAAGGATCTGCCAAACCCGCCAATCTACAACAAGGTCAATCCGGCTGATTCGCCGATCCTGACGCTGGCCCTGACCTCGGACACGCTGCCGCTGACCAAAGTTGAGGATCTCGCCGACACCATTCTGGCGAACAAGATTTCGCAGCTCTCCGGCGTGGGCCTTGTGTCGATCGCCGGCGGACAGAAGCCCGGCGTCCGTATCCAGGCCAATCCGACCGCGCTTGCCGGCTATGGCATGTCCCTTGAAGACCTGCGCACCGTGCTGGCTGCGGCGAACGTCGACCAGGCCAAGGGCAACCTGAACGGACCGAAGCAGGCCTTCACCGTGGGTGCGAATGACCAGTTGCTCTCCGCTGCCGACTACAACAGTGTGATCGTCGCCTACCGCAACGGATCGCCCGTGCGCATGAGCGATGTCGCCACTGCGGTCGATGGCGCGGAAAACAGCTTCCAGGCTGCCTGGATGGGCCGCCGCGACGAAAATGGCGAGACTTACACCAAGCCCGCCGTCATCATCAACGTGCAGCGCCAGCCCGGCGCCAACATCATCGGCGTGGTTGACCGCATCGAAGCCTTGCTGCCGAAGCTACAGGCAACCCTGCCTGGATCCGTCAAGCTGGAGACTCTTACCGACCGTACCGGCACCATCCGCGCCAGCGTTTCCGACGTGCAGTTTGAACTGATGCTGACGATCGTCCTCGTCATCGGCGTCATCTTCCTGTTCCTGCGCTCCTGGCGCGCGACGATCATTCCCGCAGTCGCCGTTCCGTTGTCCATCGTGGGTACCTTCGGCGTGATGTACATGCTGGGCTACTCGCTGGACAACCTGTCACTCATGGCGCTGACCATCTCCACCGGCTTCGTGGTCGATGACGCTATCGTGATGGTCGAGAATATCGACCGCTACATTGAGGAAGGCCACTCGCCGCTGGACGCGGCGCTGATGGGTTCGGAGCAGATCGGCTTCACCATCGTCTCGTTGACGGTCTCGCTGATCGCCGTGCTGATTCCGCTGCTCTTCATGGGCGATATCGTCGGCCGCCTCTTCCGCGAATTCGCTGTGACGCTGTCCGTCACGATCCTCGTCTCCGCCGTAGTCTCGCTGACGCTTACGCCCATGATGGCGGCGAAGCTGCTGAAGCACACGCCCGAGAGCGCAAAGGGCAAGTTCTACAAGGTCACCGAGGGTTACTTCAACTGGGTCATCGACCGTTATGCCACTGGCGTCCGCTGGGTGCTGCGTCACCAGACCCTCACGCTGCTGGTCACTCTCGCCACCTTTGCGCTGACACTGTTCATGTACATGGTTGTGCCGAAGGGCTTCTTCCCGGTGCAGGACACGGGTGTGATCCTGGCGATTACCGATGCCGCACAGGACATCAGCTTCTCCTCCATGAGTCAGCGCCAGCAGGCACTGGCGCATGCGATGCTGCAGGATCCTGACGTGGACTCACTCTCGTCCTTCATCGGTATCGACGCAACCAACAACACCCTGAACTCCGGCCGCATCCAGATCAACCTCAAGGATCGCGAAGATCGCAAGTCCAGCGCCGTGGAGATCATCCGCCGCCTGCAACCGAAGCTGGACAAGATCGACGGCATCAAGGCCTACATGCAGCCGCTGCAGGACCTTACCGTGGAAAACCGCGTCGCCCGTACGCAGTATCAGTATTCGGTGGAAGACGCGAACAGCCAGGAACTCGTCGAATGGTCTGACCGCATCCTGCAGAAGTTCAAGACGCTGCCTGCGCTCGCGGATATCGCGACAGACCAGACGACGCAGGGCCTGGAAGCGCAGCTGGTCATCGACCGGGACACCGCATCACGCCTCGGCATCACGCCGCAGAACATTGACGACACGCTGGACGACGCCTTCGCGCAACGCCAGGTGTCCACCATGTTCACGCAGCAGAATCAGTACCACGTGATTCTCGAGGTAGCCCCGCAGTGGCAGAAGAGCGTGACCGCGCTCAATGACATTTACGTGAAGAGCTCCACCGGCACCCAGGTTCCGCTGTCTGCCTTTACACATCTGGTGCAGACGCCGGCGACGCTGGCCATCTCGCATGAAGGCCAGTTCCCTGCTGTAAACCTGTCGTTCAACCTGGCGCCGGGCTACAGTATCGGCGACGCTGTAGACCAGGTGCGCAAGGCGGAGAAAGAGCTGAATATGCCTCTCTCCGTGAACGCCAACTTCCAGGGCACAGCGGCATCCTTCGAAGCATCGCTCTCCAACGAGCCCATCCTGATCCTGGCCGCATTGGTGACCGTGTACATCGTTCTGGGTGTGCTCTATGAGAGCTACATCCACCCCATCACGATTCTCTCCACTCTGCCATCGGCGGGCGTTGGTGCCATCCTCGCGCTGCAGGTCACTGGCACCAACCTCTCGGTCATCGCGCTCATTGGCATCATTCTTCTCATAGGTATCGTGAAGAAAAACGCCATCATGATGATCGACTTTGCGCTTGAGGCTGAGCGCGAGCATGGCAAGTCGCCGGAGGAGTCTATCTACGAGGCCTGCCTGCTGCGCTTCCGTCCCATCATGATGACCACCATGGCGGCGCTGCTGGGCGGCGTGCCGCTGGCCTTCGGATCGGGCACGGGCAGCGAGCTTCGCAGGCCGCTGGGCATCACCATCATCGGCGGCCTGATCGTGTCGCAGGTACTGACGCTGTTCACCACGCCCGTCGTCTACCTATTCTTCGACCGCATCGGTCGCAAGTACCTTGGCACTGACAAGGCAGATGCAGAGATGCAGAAGCACCTGCACGAAGCCGAGCCGCAGTACGCACACGGCGACTAA